From one Pristis pectinata isolate sPriPec2 chromosome 14, sPriPec2.1.pri, whole genome shotgun sequence genomic stretch:
- the LOC127577620 gene encoding nicotinate-nucleotide pyrophosphorylase [carboxylating]-like codes for MELIADTSHLLPPSSLSRLARQWLLEDSPQLDWAGAVVGERPVGATLLLKSPGVLAGSPFAQAVFREAGCRFRWLRRDGEDLKPVCTVACVWGPARTLLLAERAALNVLARASGVATSCRSAQELARSLGWSGRLAGTRKTTPGFRLVEKHAMAVGGVETHRYGLGDLLMLKDNHLVVVGDIAKAVREARMIASVYNKIEVESRSLEEARQAALAGADIVMLDNFTPQGVLEAARALKKEFPRLLIEASGGITQENLPLYLSPHVDVISLGSFTQQLTALDFSMKVLPELGSDPESGSSPAPDPSLGPSDFAF; via the exons ATGGAGCTCATCGCAGACACCTCCCACCTCCTTCCGCCCTCTTCACTAAGCCGTCTGGCACGCCAGTGGCTGTTGGAGGACTCGCCCCAGCTGGATTGGGCGGGGGCTGTGGTGGGAGAGCGCCCGGTAGGGGCGACCCTCCTCCTCAAGTCTCCCGGGGTGCTAGCCGGCTCCCCTTTCGCCCAGGCGGTCTTCCGGGAGGCCGGCTGCCGGTTTCGTTGGCTGAGGCGGGACGGGGAGGACCTGAAGCCTGTCTGCACAGTGGCCTGTGTCTGGGGACCGGCCCGGACCCTGCTGCTGGCCGAAAGGGCCGCCCTCAACGTTCTGGCCCGGGCTAGCGGGGTGGCCACGTCCTGTCGTTCCGCCCAAGAGCTGGCCCGCTCCCTGGGCTGGAGTGGGCGGCTGGCGGGCACCCGCAAGACCACCCCTGGCTTTCGGCTGGTGGAGAAGCACGCCATGGCGGTGGGCGGGGTGGAGACCCATCGATACGGCCTCGGCGACCTGCTCATGCTCAAGGACAATCACCTGGTGGTGGTCGGAGATATCGCTAAG GCGGTGCGGGAAGCCCGGATGATTGCGAGTGTCTATAACAAGATCGAGGTAGAGTCGCGCTCGCTGGAGGAGGCACGCCAGGCCGCTCTGGCAGGAGCCGATATCGTGATGCTGGACAACTTTACTCCCCAG GGAGTGCTGGAAGCCGCCAGGGCCCTGAAGAAAGAGTTCCCGCGGCTGCTGATCGAAGCCAGCGGTGGGATCACCCAGGAGAACCTGCCCCTCTACCTCAGCCCTCACGTCGACGTCATCTCGCTGGGATCCTTCACGCAGCAGCTGACCGCTCTCGACTTCTCCATGAAGGTCCTTCCCGAGCTGGGCAGCGATCCCGAGTCTGGGTCCTCCCCAGCACCGGACCCGTCGCTGGGACCGAGCGACTTCGCCTTCTAG